In Desulfomonile tiedjei DSM 6799, a genomic segment contains:
- a CDS encoding DUF362 domain-containing protein, whose translation MPSTVYFTDLTASWKKSVPAKVTELFEMLDPSHIFQTKELIAVKLHFGESGNTAHIRPQYVRKVIDRLKELGTKPFLTDTNTLYVGSRTEAYSHLVTAFENGFNREVTGAPAIIADGLRGNNQVVVRADGHHFQEYHIAADICHADGLVVLTHFKGHELSSFGGAIKNIGMGCASREGKLSQHSNISPKVAPKKCIGCEECVDWCRGGAISIRREGPQKKAFINPESCVGCAECILTCAQGAIQVQWNESIPVFMEKMVEYAAAVLKEKRDKSVFVTFITDVSPLCDCTPFSDRPIVPGLGILASRDPVAIDQAAVDLINAAPGNPISNLQGAFQPGEDKFKSLFPDIEWSHQLEYAEQMGLGTRDYEMKTVG comes from the coding sequence TTGCCTTCAACAGTTTATTTTACGGATTTGACCGCTAGCTGGAAAAAGAGTGTTCCGGCAAAAGTGACCGAGCTATTCGAGATGCTCGATCCTTCACACATTTTTCAGACTAAGGAACTCATAGCAGTTAAGCTTCATTTTGGCGAATCCGGTAATACTGCGCACATTCGGCCTCAATATGTACGAAAAGTGATTGATAGACTGAAAGAGCTTGGTACGAAACCCTTTCTTACCGATACAAACACATTGTACGTAGGATCGCGTACGGAAGCGTACTCCCATTTGGTGACTGCATTCGAAAACGGTTTCAACCGGGAAGTCACCGGTGCGCCGGCAATTATTGCAGATGGCCTCAGGGGTAATAATCAGGTCGTTGTCCGTGCAGACGGACATCATTTTCAGGAGTACCATATTGCTGCTGATATTTGTCACGCTGACGGACTTGTGGTTCTGACACATTTCAAGGGTCATGAGCTGTCGTCATTCGGTGGTGCCATAAAGAATATCGGTATGGGATGTGCCTCCCGAGAGGGCAAGCTCTCTCAACATTCCAACATTTCCCCCAAAGTGGCCCCGAAGAAATGCATCGGGTGCGAAGAATGTGTTGACTGGTGCCGAGGTGGGGCTATCAGCATACGGAGAGAGGGTCCACAGAAAAAAGCGTTCATCAATCCGGAGAGTTGCGTGGGTTGCGCCGAATGTATCCTGACGTGCGCCCAGGGAGCGATCCAGGTTCAGTGGAATGAATCTATACCCGTGTTCATGGAAAAAATGGTGGAGTACGCAGCAGCGGTGCTCAAGGAAAAACGTGACAAATCGGTATTTGTGACCTTCATCACAGACGTGTCTCCATTGTGCGATTGTACCCCGTTTTCCGACAGACCGATTGTGCCAGGGCTGGGCATTCTTGCTTCTCGAGATCCTGTGGCAATCGATCAGGCCGCTGTCGATCTGATTAATGCAGCGCCCGGCAATCCCATTTCGAATCTTCAGGGAGCATTTCAACCTGGAGAAGATAAATTCAAATCGCTCTTTCCGGACATAGAATGGTCACACCAGCTCGAATACGCCGAACAGATGGGGCTCGGAACCAGGGATTACGAGATGAAGACAGTGGGTTAG
- a CDS encoding type IV pilus twitching motility protein PilT yields the protein MASLHDFLKEMVERGASDLHVTPGVPPMIRVRGELVPLEYPPLKPQETRQLCYSILTDVQKHRFEENQELDLSFGVRGLSRFRANIFMQRGALAGAFRLIPYQIRSFQELGLPPIVNDLCAKPRGLVLVTGPTGSGKSTTLAAMIDKINSDRREHIVTIEDPIEFTHQHKSCIVNQREVHQDTKSFHAALRSILRQDPDVVLIGEMRDLETIEAALTVSETGHLTFGTLHTNSCVQTINRIIDVFPAHQQPQVRAQLSFVLEGVMCQTLIPTLDGRGRTLSLEIMVPNAAIRNLIREDKVHQIYSQIQVGQAKSGMQTMNQSLLMLYQRRIISFDDAMARSPDTDELKQMMSGLPKAAPKKIIRPG from the coding sequence TTGGCAAGTCTCCATGATTTTTTGAAGGAAATGGTTGAGCGAGGCGCTTCAGACCTCCACGTGACACCAGGTGTCCCGCCTATGATCCGAGTTCGTGGTGAACTCGTTCCTCTCGAATATCCGCCGCTGAAACCTCAGGAAACCAGGCAGCTTTGCTACAGTATTCTCACGGATGTCCAAAAACATCGATTCGAAGAGAACCAGGAGCTTGACCTCTCCTTTGGAGTTCGAGGTCTGAGCCGGTTCAGAGCGAACATATTTATGCAGCGTGGGGCGCTGGCAGGAGCATTCAGGCTTATTCCCTACCAGATTCGTTCTTTTCAGGAACTGGGATTACCGCCTATTGTGAACGATCTGTGCGCGAAACCACGGGGACTCGTTCTGGTGACCGGGCCGACGGGCTCCGGTAAATCGACCACTCTGGCTGCCATGATCGATAAGATAAACAGTGACCGTCGCGAGCACATCGTCACCATTGAAGATCCCATCGAATTTACCCATCAACACAAGTCTTGCATCGTGAATCAGCGGGAGGTTCACCAGGATACCAAGAGCTTTCATGCGGCGCTTCGGTCGATTCTCCGCCAGGATCCTGACGTCGTGCTCATCGGAGAAATGAGAGACCTGGAGACTATCGAGGCTGCGTTGACCGTTTCCGAAACGGGCCACCTGACATTCGGAACTCTCCATACGAACTCGTGTGTGCAGACGATAAACCGAATTATCGACGTCTTTCCCGCGCATCAGCAGCCGCAGGTTCGGGCACAACTCAGCTTCGTTCTTGAAGGGGTAATGTGTCAAACTCTGATACCGACACTCGACGGTCGGGGCCGCACGCTTTCCCTGGAAATCATGGTTCCGAATGCTGCTATCCGGAATCTCATTCGTGAAGATAAAGTCCACCAGATTTATTCTCAGATTCAAGTCGGTCAGGCGAAATCTGGAATGCAGACTATGAATCAGTCGCTTCTGATGCTTTATCAAAGGAGAATAATCTCGTTTGACGATGCAATGGCCAGGTCTCCCGATACAGACGAACTCAAACAGATGATGTCCGGCCTGCCAAAGGCTGCACCCAAGAAGATCATCAGACCCGGGTGA
- the pilB gene encoding type IV-A pilus assembly ATPase PilB, giving the protein MKDRIGEMLLRAGIIDEEKLERATDYQRNQGGKIYSALIKLDLVDEDDVVEFLSRQLGLPTVSLDEIDVDTDAVKLIAAEKAQKYMAIPYSQVNSTLYVAMADPTDLNAIDDIKFMTNMSIEVSIATESQIKKSLDAFYDAGLQTENVLEGFDDEDLEAVGEIAELDANDAAKMAEEAPVVKLVNYILREAINKRASDIHVEPYEKVLRVRLRIDGSLYEIVKPPMKLKNPMVSRIKIMARLDIAERRLPQDGRIKLKLGKGRDMDFRVSVLPTLFGEKVVMRLLDKSNLQLDMTKLGFEEKPLRNFKEAIHKPFGMVLVTGPTGSGKTTTLYSALSELNSPDVNVSTAEDPVEFNLHGINQVQMHEEIGLTFASSLRSFLRQDPDIIMVGEIRDFETAEIAVKAALTGHLVLSTLHTNDAPQTINRLLNMGVEPFLVASSVNAIVAQRLARRICSQCKMEIDPPAEALRDLGVKMEDIGTFPIYQGTGCAMCANTGFKGRVALYEVMPITDELKELILAGASALELKREAIRLGMDTLRMAGVNKLKEGVTTINEVARVTMPD; this is encoded by the coding sequence ATGAAAGATCGTATTGGAGAAATGCTGCTGCGCGCAGGTATTATAGATGAGGAAAAGCTCGAGCGAGCCACAGATTACCAGCGCAATCAGGGCGGAAAAATTTACTCGGCACTTATTAAGCTCGACCTGGTCGATGAAGACGACGTTGTAGAATTTCTCTCTCGCCAACTTGGTCTTCCTACCGTTTCTCTTGATGAAATTGATGTAGATACCGATGCGGTTAAACTAATTGCTGCGGAAAAAGCCCAAAAGTATATGGCGATTCCGTACAGCCAAGTTAACTCGACATTATATGTGGCGATGGCGGATCCAACGGACTTGAATGCCATCGATGACATCAAGTTCATGACGAACATGTCTATCGAAGTCAGTATCGCCACAGAGTCTCAGATCAAGAAATCGCTGGATGCGTTTTACGATGCGGGACTGCAGACCGAGAATGTGCTGGAAGGGTTCGACGACGAAGATCTGGAAGCGGTTGGGGAAATCGCCGAATTAGATGCAAACGATGCCGCCAAAATGGCCGAAGAGGCACCGGTTGTCAAATTGGTCAACTATATCCTTCGAGAGGCAATTAACAAGCGGGCAAGCGATATACACGTCGAACCATATGAAAAAGTTCTCAGAGTGCGATTGCGTATTGACGGATCTCTGTACGAGATCGTCAAGCCTCCTATGAAGCTCAAGAATCCCATGGTCAGCCGCATCAAGATCATGGCCCGCCTGGACATTGCCGAAAGGCGATTGCCCCAGGACGGCCGAATCAAGCTGAAACTGGGCAAAGGCCGGGATATGGATTTCCGCGTGTCCGTGCTTCCCACGCTTTTCGGGGAAAAAGTGGTCATGCGGCTCCTGGATAAATCCAATCTGCAATTGGATATGACCAAACTCGGATTTGAAGAAAAGCCTCTGAGGAATTTCAAGGAAGCTATCCATAAACCTTTTGGTATGGTGCTGGTCACGGGACCTACAGGTTCCGGAAAAACAACCACATTGTACAGCGCACTGTCCGAACTGAACTCTCCGGATGTAAACGTCTCGACTGCGGAAGATCCGGTCGAGTTCAACCTGCACGGGATCAACCAGGTCCAGATGCATGAAGAGATAGGGCTCACCTTTGCTTCATCCCTGAGATCCTTCCTCAGGCAGGACCCGGACATTATCATGGTCGGAGAGATCCGGGACTTCGAAACCGCTGAAATTGCCGTTAAAGCCGCTCTAACAGGCCACCTTGTGCTCTCGACTCTACACACGAACGATGCGCCGCAGACCATCAACCGACTGCTCAACATGGGTGTCGAACCTTTCTTGGTGGCGAGCTCAGTCAATGCCATCGTTGCCCAGAGGCTTGCAAGAAGAATATGCAGCCAGTGCAAAATGGAAATAGATCCTCCGGCAGAGGCGCTGCGAGACCTCGGTGTGAAAATGGAAGACATAGGCACTTTTCCCATTTACCAGGGGACCGGTTGCGCAATGTGCGCCAATACCGGGTTTAAGGGGAGAGTCGCTCTGTACGAGGTTATGCCCATTACCGACGAACTTAAGGAACTCATCCTGGCCGGAGCTTCCGCGTTGGAACTCAAGAGAGAGGCAATCCGACTGGGGATGGATACCCTGCGCATGGCGGGGGTGAACAAGCTGAAGGAAGGTGTCACCACCATAAATGAGGTGGCCCGGGTGACAATGCCTGACTGA
- a CDS encoding type II secretion system F family protein, with the protein MPEYIWKAKTQAGNYTDGEMNEVNESVVITKLQKMNYTDIKVKKKPKDLLENIEFFQPKVSTKDVVIFTRQFATMIDAGLPLVQCLEILASQQENKTFKKILTAVKTSVEGGSTFAEGLKAHPKVFDQLFVNLVHAGETGGILDTILRRLSVFLEKAEALKRKVKSAMIYPAIVLIIAVSVVGVLLVFVVPVFKEMFEGAGEKLPGPTLLVLHMSEFVQRYIVHILVLIGIAVFAVRKFYNTKQGRYLIDRFALKTPVIGILLRKVAVARFCATLGTMISSGVPILDALEITAKTAGNVIIENAIMNTRTAISEGRTIAEPLMETGVFPGMVVRMIAVGEATGALDAMLAKISEFYDEEVDVAVEGLTQMMEPLMIVFLGGVCGGMVIAMYLPVFSMAGVISGTKD; encoded by the coding sequence ATGCCTGAATATATATGGAAGGCCAAAACACAGGCCGGAAATTATACCGATGGTGAAATGAATGAGGTGAATGAGTCGGTAGTAATCACGAAGCTTCAGAAGATGAACTACACCGACATCAAGGTAAAGAAAAAGCCTAAAGATCTACTGGAAAATATCGAATTCTTCCAGCCTAAAGTCTCTACTAAAGACGTCGTCATTTTTACACGGCAGTTCGCGACTATGATCGACGCTGGACTCCCTCTGGTGCAGTGTCTCGAGATTCTTGCGAGTCAGCAGGAGAACAAGACATTCAAGAAGATTCTCACTGCTGTGAAAACCAGCGTCGAAGGAGGAAGCACGTTTGCCGAAGGTTTGAAGGCACACCCGAAAGTCTTTGACCAGCTATTCGTGAACCTCGTGCATGCCGGTGAAACAGGCGGTATTCTGGACACGATTCTCAGAAGACTTTCCGTGTTCCTGGAGAAGGCCGAAGCACTCAAACGCAAAGTCAAGAGTGCAATGATTTACCCGGCCATCGTTCTTATCATCGCTGTGAGTGTTGTGGGTGTTCTTCTGGTATTCGTCGTCCCCGTTTTCAAGGAAATGTTCGAGGGTGCAGGGGAAAAGCTTCCCGGACCGACACTGTTGGTTTTGCATATGAGTGAATTTGTGCAAAGATACATTGTTCACATTCTTGTGCTCATAGGAATAGCCGTTTTTGCGGTGAGGAAATTCTACAATACCAAGCAAGGCAGATACCTGATTGACAGGTTCGCCCTGAAGACACCAGTGATAGGTATTCTTCTGCGAAAAGTCGCTGTTGCCCGGTTCTGCGCGACTCTCGGGACAATGATTTCCAGTGGTGTTCCCATTCTGGACGCTCTCGAGATCACCGCGAAAACTGCAGGTAATGTGATCATCGAAAATGCCATCATGAATACTCGAACTGCCATCTCGGAAGGCCGAACCATAGCGGAGCCTCTCATGGAAACCGGGGTGTTTCCGGGCATGGTGGTGAGGATGATTGCCGTTGGCGAGGCTACCGGTGCCCTCGATGCCATGCTCGCAAAGATATCGGAATTCTACGATGAGGAAGTGGACGTCGCTGTGGAAGGTCTCACCCAGATGATGGAACCGCTCATGATTGTTTTTCTCGGCGGAGTGTGCGGTGGCATGGTTATTGCCATGTATCTGCCGGTGTTTTCCATGGCCGGAGTTATTTCCGGTACGAAGGACTAG